The Arachis hypogaea cultivar Tifrunner chromosome 16, arahy.Tifrunner.gnm2.J5K5, whole genome shotgun sequence genome contains a region encoding:
- the LOC112754413 gene encoding uncharacterized protein, with protein MSNRSLNEYENSTRLHLLAKDVHNLPEGLRIVVNFDKHHAAIGEAAGLLAGVCGQLATDYVAFPISFEKWSDIPASFFENQWNIFFLARFCFKVSDNLAKRFLLQSLGKKWREHRIKLWNDFYDPRLSKTEIINNAPEDIAPDQWALFVEYRLKPETQKLCKRNQEIRQKQIISHTSGAKSIARRKAELTEETGKEVSRVQMWDITHKKIDGSYVNEKAKEIAEKIEAHSSQQPMESTVNSPLDALGVVFGKEHPGRVRGLGMGVVPTIAFKNNTTRISQMNLGSSNDVGTSSTCGSNVQEELDAVKAQLQALVSYIASKEGGKIPIQLAGMFPTQQVSQGLDQESEILSPKELGSRSYGASNKEA; from the exons ATGTCAAACCGTTCAttga ATGAATATGAAAATAGTACACGCCTTCATTTATTAGCGAAGGATGTGCATAATTTGCCAGAAGGTTTGCGCATAGTCGTCAATTTTGATAAGCATCATGCAGCAATAGGAGAAGCAGCTGGACTCCTTGCAGGAGTTTGTGGGCAATTGGCCACTGATTATGTAGCATTTCCAATCAGTTTTGAAAAGTGGTCAGACATTCCAGCAagcttttttgaaaatcaatggaATATTTTTTTCCTA GCTCGATTTTGCTTCAAAGTGAGTGATAACTTGGCCAAACGATTTTTGCTGCAATCACTTGGCAAAAAATGGAGGGAACATAGGATAAAGCTTTGGAATGATTTTTATGATCCGAGGTTGAGTAAAACCGAGATCATAAATAATGCACCAGAAGATATTGCTCCAGATCAGTGGGCTCTATTTGTAGAATATCGTTTGAAGCCTGAAACTCAG AAACTTTGTAAGAGGAATCAAGAAATTCGACAAAAACAAATAATTTCTCATACTTCAGGTGCTAAATCAATTGCAAGAAGAAAGGCTGAATTG aCGGAAGAGACGGGAAAAGAAGTTAGTAGGGTTCAAATGTGGGACATCACTCACAAGAAAATAGATGGAAGTTATGTTAATGAAAAGGCTAAAGAAATAGCG gaGAAGATTGAAGCACATAGTAGCCAACAACCGATGGAATCAACTGTTAATTCTCCTCTTGATGCTCTTGGAGTAGTTTTTGGGAAAGAGCACCCTGGTCGTGTTCGAGGTTTAGGTATGGGAGTTGTTCCAACAATTGCTTTCAAGAACAACACTACAAGGATTAGTCAAATGAATTTAGGTTCTTCAAATGATGTTGGCACATCATCTACTTGTGGTTCAAATGTGCAAGAAGAGTTAGATGCCGTTAAAGCGCAATTGCAAGCGCTAGTCTCCTATATTGCTTCTAAGGAAGGAGGTAAAATTCCAATACAATTGGCTGGAATGTTCCCTACTCAACAAGTTTCACAG ggATTGGATCAGGAGAGTGAGATTCTATCACCAAAAGAGTTAGGAAGTAGGTCTTATGGAGCAAGCAACAAGGAAGCATGA